AGGCCACCGACTCCTCGAGCACCGATCCATCTTTGAAGCGGAACACCATCCGCTTCTCGGCCACTTCACCGCGAACGGTCTGGAGGAGATCGCCTTCCGCCACCAGCGCGCCGTCGATCGAGCGTAACGCGAGGAACCCGTGGAGGGAGCCCTCGACGAAGCGCACTCGGACCGGCGCGGCCACGAGCGTGCTCATCGCTGCTCCGAGAACCAGCGGACCGAGGATGGCCACTCTCGCGAATATCAAACGTTTCCCTCTTCCTGCGGAAAACTACTTCTTCTTGCCGTTCCCCTGATTCTTCCCCTGGCCTTCGTCCTTGTTCTTCGGGCCGTGTTCCCGCTCTTTTCCCATCTCTTGTTTTTGCTGTTTCTTCTTGTCCTTGGCCATGGTCTTCATGTGGTCCACGGTGCCGCGCGCGCCCGCCTTGAGCTCCTTGAACTCAGGCGATCCGGGCTTTATGCCCATGTTCATGGCCATCACGCCCCACCCCTTGCCCTGATTCTGCTCGTATTCGGCCGCCACATCGCCCACGCGCCGGTGGTTATTCCGGGCGAGGGCAGTGGCCATGTAGGTGTCTCCGTAACTGAGTCCGTGCTTTTCCCTCGCCTGGCGGATCTCCTCCTGCGGGATGCCGTAATTCTGGCTGAGATGCTGGATGAATCCATCAGGGTCGGCTTTCGCCCGTTCGTTGATCTTGCCAAGCTGGTAATCGAGATTCCAATCCCCGGTGCCGGTCTGCAGCGCGAAGGCACCGCTCTGGAAGTGGAGTCCCAGGAAAGCCAGGAACGTCGCGGTGATCAGGGTCTTTTTCATCTCATCCTCCTTATGATTAGACGAGGGGTCAGGCGTCGGGCGGTCCGAAGGCGATCTGCGGGAAGTACTTGCGCAGCGCGTCCATGACCTTCAGGACAGAAGCGTTCGAACCCGACTCGTGATTCACGTCTCGGAACCGGTACTGGGCGCCCTTCACGATCTGGAGGTTGATCTGGTAGCAGAAGTTCTCAGGAGTCCGCGCCTGGCATGTGAACCACACCTTCTCGAGGCCGGAGATCTGGAATTCGAAGTTCTTCTTCGGGTCGCCACCATCCACCCAGGCGAGCAAGTCGCCTTGCATGACCAGCCTACCCGACCGGTTTTTCTTCAGAGACATCGACTTTACCAGCACGAGATCATCGAACACCAGCTCTCGCGAGCCGACCAGAGCGGTCGCGGCGGTTCCGGGCGCGGCCTGGGTCCCGGCACGGGTCGCCATCAAGGCCCCGATGATCGACTCCAGAACGCCATTTTGCTTGAGGTAGAGAAGATCCGCGACAGAGAGATTGAACGCCGGGTCTGATTGTCTCACCTGCTCGGCGATGATGGATTCGGACATTCCCGACTTGACGAGACTCACGAGATCGACGAGGCGAGGATCGTCGGGCTGGAGCGGAATGGGCTGTGGCGAGAGCGCCACGCCACGGGCATTGATGGCGGTGATAACGGTCTCCGGCACGCCGGCGGCGCGAAGCGTGACGAGGTCGCCGGCTGCCATGGCGATGGTATTGGCCGGATTGTTGACCACGGCGATGATGCCGCCGGCCGTTGCGCCCGCTCTGTGGGCGATCAATATGGAGTTGAGCGTAACCTCTTCGGCACTTGCCGTCGCCGTGGCGAGCACCAGCAGGGCGGTGGCGAGCAGATAGCGTGCGTTTGCTGATTTCATGTGTGCCTTTCTTTTCCAGGGCAATCGCGACGACTCATGCACCCTTCAGTCCGGTGGAATCTCGTGTGCCTTGGAAATGCAAGGATAGGACGGGAAACCCTGTGGGCACTATGGGGTATTGACCCAAGGGGAGAACACCCCATAGCCCCGCAGGGTCTCTGACTCCATGCTAGACAGCGTAATGCTCATGAGGCTCAACCGAGTGAGAAGGCTCACTCGGCGGGAGTCACAACCTGAAGGGAGAATTTCGATGCTGATACTGCTGATCGTTCTGCTCCTGCTGTTGGGCGGAGGCGGCGGCTATTACGGGTATTCCCGATGGGGGACCAATGGAGGCGTGGGGATATTCGGAATTGTCCTGATCGTGCTGGTGCTTGTGTATCTGTTTGGCGGGCATGGAATGCGATGATTCGAACCCTCCAACGTCGGGGATCGGTATGGCCGCACTGGCGTTCCTCGCGCTGACCGCGGGAACCGCGATTAATGGATGTGGATCGAATCCGCAATTCTGCTCTCCTCGAGCGTTGAATCCTATGGCTACAAAGTGACCTCCGCATCGTCAGCGGACTGACACCATCCTGCAAGTCCTTGCCTCGGATACAAGGTCCTCCTCCAGCGTGACAGGCGTCCGTCAACCAGAAGCCAGGCCGGGAACTTTCGAGGCCGGCTGCTGTCCAATCCATCGCGCCCGTGAATCGGGCCTTTATGGAGGTGGATGATGTTGACCCGGACCGGCAAAGCGTTGCGGAGGGTGTTGTTCGGCGCCGCCCTGTTCGTCGCGGCGGGGCTCGTTCTCACAGGGAAAGCTCTCGCCATCGATCGGGGAGGGTACTCGATGGAAATCCTGATCGGTGGAACCCCGGTCTCCGAGTATCCCGCCCGGGGAACCAGCTATATCGAGGCCATCAAGCACCGCGAGTATTCCGTGAGATTGCACAACCAGACGGCGGAGCGGATTGCGATCGCCCTTTCGGTCGACGGTCTCAATACAATCGACGCCCGAACCACGACCGCCAGGGACGCCAGGAAATGGGTCCTCGGCCCGTTCGAGACGATCACGATCGACGGATGGCAGGTCTCCTCGGCGACGGCCCGGCATTTCTTCTTCACGACCGAGGAGAAGTCGTACGGCAGCTGGTTGGGAAAGACCAACAACCTGGGCGTTATCGCCGCCGCCGTATTCCGCGAGAAGCGGCGACCGATCGCTATCTACAGTCAGCCGCAGACCGAAGCGCCGTACCGGGAGCGGGAGCAAAGCAACTCCGGAAGGGACGATAAGAGCGCACCGGCGCCCTTGGATTCGGCGGGACCATCCGAAGGTGCGCCCGCCCCCGAGAAGCAAAAGGATGCGCCGGATTCGCGGGAATCGACCTCGGGAAAGCGCTCCGATATTCAACCGAAGAAGTCCGACGACTACGCCGCGACCGGAATCGGAGAGGAGACCAGCCACCCAGTCCAGCAGGTCTTCTTCGATTGCGAAGAAACGCCGGCCGCCGTCCTCGAGCTCCGCTACGAGTATTACGACAGCCTGGTGCGTCTCGGCGTCCTGCCGGCGCACGAT
This DNA window, taken from Candidatus Polarisedimenticolia bacterium, encodes the following:
- a CDS encoding DUF3309 domain-containing protein, with product MLILLIVLLLLLGGGGGYYGYSRWGTNGGVGIFGIVLIVLVLVYLFGGHGMR